Below is a genomic region from Streptantibioticus cattleyicolor NRRL 8057 = DSM 46488.
GGCACCGGACAGCCCAGCAGTTTGTGCCCGCTCACCGACACGCTGTCAGCGCCGTGGGCGAGGTTCCAGGCGGGCTCCGGGTGGCAGAACGCCGCCACCAGACCGCCGAGGGCGGCGTCCGCGTGGAGGTGGACGCCACCGGCCGCCAGCGCGGCTTCCCGCAGCGCCGGCAGGTCGTCGACGGCTCCCCGCATCACGGTGCCGATGGTGGCCACGACCACCGCGCCGTCGCCGGGCCGGCCACCCCGCGCGTCCCGATGCCTGCGGCACAGGCGGGCCAGCGCCGACGGATCCATCGTCCCGTCGTCCCGGCAGGGCACGGTGACGGTCTCCATGCGCAGGATGGTGGCTGCCTTGCGGACGCTGTAGTGCGCGTCCGCCGAGAGGTACACCGGCGCCCGGGGGAACCGGTGCCGCGCGACGAACAGCCCGAACAGGATGCCCTCGCTGCCGGAGGCGGTGACGTACCCGTAGGTGTCCCGGTCGCCGCCCGCGATGCCGGTGAACCAGGAGAGCACCGCCCGCTCGAAGGACTTCACGTCGTTGCCCGAGTCGTCGTGCTCCGACGGATCGCCCGCGTTGTTGATGAGCATGGACAACAGGCTGTGCGCGGCCGAGGCGTCCCACGCGAGGTTGGCCGGGAAGCCGAGCATCCGCGGTACCCGCTGCCGCAGTTCGCCGACCATGGCCGTCACCACGGACCACACCTGCTCGGCGGCGACACCGTCCTCCTCGATCCGCAACGGGCTGTTCACGCACGGTCACTACCCGGAAATGGAATGAGATATTCCGACCGCTTCCCCCGGCTCGTCCAGGACCCTGGCGAGCTGATCGGCGAGGGAGCGGGCCAGACCGGCCGCCTGGGCGGCGTCGAACCAGGCGCGCGGGGTGGCCAGGTGGAACCCCAGGCACCGGCGGGTGCGGGTGACGAAGACGGTGGGAACGGGGCCGGGGGCGGGGCGTAGGCGAACAGCCCGGTGACCGCCGTGCCGGGCGGC
It encodes:
- a CDS encoding pyridoxal-dependent decarboxylase, whose amino-acid sequence is MNSPLRIEEDGVAAEQVWSVVTAMVGELRQRVPRMLGFPANLAWDASAAHSLLSMLINNAGDPSEHDDSGNDVKSFERAVLSWFTGIAGGDRDTYGYVTASGSEGILFGLFVARHRFPRAPVYLSADAHYSVRKAATILRMETVTVPCRDDGTMDPSALARLCRRHRDARGGRPGDGAVVVATIGTVMRGAVDDLPALREAALAAGGVHLHADAALGGLVAAFCHPEPAWNLAHGADSVSVSGHKLLGCPVPCGVVLTPRRYLPPAPTGQYLGAPDHTLGCSRSGLAAALLWCRLREAGTRGVRETVHRCRRTAAYATEALAAAGAHPERFPGALTVTFDRPGPRTCATWHLATQGDRAHLVAMPHVTPQAVDALCADLRGS